A single genomic interval of Spirosoma taeanense harbors:
- a CDS encoding DedA family protein, whose amino-acid sequence MEQIINFFQYLLDSEEIIRTGGLVLITLIIFVENGVFFGFFLPGDYLLFLSGVFAGTKLLNVPLWLLLVCIFSAAVLGSLTGYLTGFYAGGRLQNRPDSLFFKKKYIENTRIAFAKYGTSALIVARFLPIVRTFAPILAGLIHMNFRFFMLYNIIGGFIWVMTLVGGGFYFGERFPWIINYVHWIIIFFLGITTFTVVRGYLNARRERRAEKV is encoded by the coding sequence ATGGAGCAGATCATTAACTTTTTTCAGTACCTGCTTGACTCGGAGGAGATAATCCGCACGGGCGGCCTGGTTCTCATTACGCTCATCATCTTCGTTGAGAATGGAGTTTTCTTCGGTTTTTTCCTGCCGGGCGATTACCTCTTGTTCTTGTCAGGCGTATTTGCCGGAACGAAGCTGCTCAACGTACCGCTATGGTTGTTGCTGGTGTGCATCTTCAGCGCGGCCGTTCTGGGATCACTGACCGGCTATCTGACCGGTTTCTACGCCGGTGGCCGGTTACAGAATCGGCCGGACTCGCTCTTTTTCAAGAAGAAATACATTGAAAACACCCGAATCGCCTTTGCCAAGTATGGCACCAGCGCTTTGATTGTTGCCCGGTTTCTGCCCATTGTTCGCACGTTTGCCCCAATTCTGGCGGGCCTGATTCACATGAACTTCCGCTTCTTTATGCTGTATAATATTATCGGCGGATTTATCTGGGTAATGACCCTGGTTGGGGGCGGCTTCTATTTTGGTGAACGGTTTCCGTGGATCATCAACTACGTCCACTGGATCATCATCTTTTTTTTGGGTATCACTACCTTTACCGTGGTTCGCGGTTACCTTAACGCTCGACGCGAACGACGGGCCGAAAAAGTTTAA
- a CDS encoding formylglycine-generating enzyme family protein yields the protein MRLKHLIGALALITVTQNQTWAQTTDFKSYTQTVPGSNETYEMVAIPGGTYLMGSPATEKGRKADEGPQHKVAIEPFYMGKYEVTWDLYDLFAFTNMEKEMAAKYPQNDANLSKTDATTRPSPPYVDMSFGMGRSGYPAINMTQYAAIKFCAWLYAKTGVFFRLPTEAEWEYACRAKTTTPYSFGADVKKLGEYAVFNGNSGGGYKQVGTKKPNPFGLYDMHGNVLEWTKDQYIPDYYASVAKGLVNEPYAPTTTLYPNTTRGGSWDDDPTALRSAARTPSAPAWKVLDPQSPKSDWWLTSASFVGFRLVRPAKTPGEEEIRAYYDIKPIKDY from the coding sequence ATGCGTCTTAAACATCTCATTGGTGCCCTTGCTCTGATTACCGTAACGCAAAATCAGACGTGGGCGCAGACTACCGATTTCAAATCCTACACGCAGACCGTTCCAGGCAGTAACGAGACCTATGAGATGGTAGCCATCCCGGGCGGTACGTATCTGATGGGCAGTCCGGCTACCGAAAAAGGCCGGAAAGCCGACGAAGGACCGCAGCACAAAGTCGCCATCGAGCCGTTTTACATGGGTAAATATGAAGTGACCTGGGACCTGTACGATCTGTTTGCCTTCACAAACATGGAGAAGGAAATGGCTGCTAAATACCCACAGAACGACGCCAACCTCTCAAAAACCGATGCCACCACGCGGCCCAGTCCGCCTTATGTTGACATGTCATTCGGTATGGGACGTTCGGGGTATCCGGCTATTAACATGACCCAGTATGCCGCTATCAAGTTCTGCGCCTGGCTTTACGCTAAAACCGGGGTGTTCTTTCGGCTGCCCACCGAAGCCGAATGGGAATATGCCTGCCGGGCGAAAACCACGACGCCGTACTCGTTTGGTGCCGATGTGAAAAAATTAGGCGAATACGCCGTTTTCAACGGCAACAGCGGGGGGGGGTACAAACAAGTAGGCACCAAAAAGCCGAATCCGTTCGGCCTGTATGATATGCACGGGAACGTGCTCGAATGGACCAAGGACCAATACATTCCGGATTATTACGCATCCGTTGCCAAAGGTCTGGTGAACGAGCCGTATGCGCCAACAACTACGCTATACCCAAACACAACGCGGGGCGGCTCGTGGGACGATGATCCGACTGCTTTACGTTCGGCGGCCCGGACACCATCGGCCCCGGCCTGGAAAGTTCTTGACCCGCAAAGCCCTAAATCCGACTGGTGGCTGACTTCCGCTTCGTTCGTGGGTTTCCGCCTGGTACGTCCGGCCAAAACACCGGGCGAAGAGGAAATCAGGGCCTACTACGACATCAAACCAATCAAGGATTATTAA
- the folK gene encoding 2-amino-4-hydroxy-6-hydroxymethyldihydropteridine diphosphokinase encodes MKTFLLLGANLGDRVATLNRAVDLIAGRVGDVLQRSKLYETAPWGVTEQPAFLNQVLAVETELTPEAVLAQTQAIEQELGRVRHEKWGARVIDIDILYYDQLILRTDQLSIPHPYLHQRRFTLVPLAELAPDFIHPVLQKTTTELLLNCTDKSEVMIFNF; translated from the coding sequence TTGAAAACCTTCCTCCTGCTTGGTGCAAACCTGGGTGATCGGGTCGCTACTCTGAACCGGGCGGTTGATCTGATTGCCGGGCGCGTTGGCGATGTTCTTCAACGCTCAAAGCTGTATGAAACCGCGCCCTGGGGTGTGACCGAGCAGCCTGCGTTTCTAAACCAGGTTCTGGCCGTTGAGACGGAGCTGACCCCGGAAGCGGTGTTGGCGCAAACGCAGGCCATTGAGCAGGAACTGGGTCGGGTACGTCACGAAAAATGGGGCGCGCGAGTCATTGACATCGATATTCTGTATTACGATCAGCTCATTCTGCGGACCGATCAGCTCAGCATTCCGCACCCGTATCTGCACCAGCGACGGTTTACGCTCGTTCCTTTGGCTGAGCTGGCGCCTGACTTTATCCACCCGGTCTTACAAAAGACGACCACCGAACTGCTGCTGAATTGTACCGATAAAAGTGAGGTAATGATTTTTAATTTCTAA
- a CDS encoding TonB-dependent receptor → MRYFSFIFLLFPGLVSAQAVLRGHITDKTNRDPLIGVTVYLPALQKGAQTDTLGQYRIPDVPTGSHKVEVRYIGYKLQTRNVRFIAGETTVDFAIEPEAAQLQEVVVTGLTTGSTVKDSPIPIMTYNKIQWLQTSSTNLVDAVGKLPGMSQITTGVGLSKPVIRGLGFNRVITVHDGVRQEDNQWGEEHALQIDEYSIDRYEIIKGSGSLLYGSDGLGGVMSLISSRPPEAGIFRGQLLTNYQSNNGLIGLSGVLEGTTRSGLFGRVRVSHKNAGNYRNRYDGRVYGSAYRESDVNGTIGITRKWGYSQIYFSNWHQDINIVTGERDPSGRFLQLVRVAADSEALQPVSEAMLHIRTIDPANYQNLNNFKTSWNTFTKLGSGNLSAILSYSQNRRQEFASTLTPGQPALYFYLQNVFYDLKYYFGGQKGWDFTVGGNGLWQFNQNKGLQILYPGYHSWDNGLFVFAQKKTDRLTVNGGLRMDIRQMRINQLYADSEGNFSETPGINNKLRFAGLNKTYSNPTGSIGATYALSGRWTVKANLGRGFRAPSTPELSANGEHAGTFRYEIGSPNLRSETSWQSDLGVNYESPGVSITASLFQNRISNFTYSEKVLDRFGRDSIVDPTRPILTYRYVQGNAVLYGGEAQVTINPRSARWFHLTSSYSLVRSRNLTATSDSARYLPFLPPPRLIGQVKFTKDGAGNRWRNLYALLEIEHNWRQDQALLAYGTETRTPAYTLVNLGAGSDLLNSSGRTLFQLYLTVQNLFDVAYQSHQNRLKYFGINEATGRLGVFNMGRNISVKLVVPFGGKKQ, encoded by the coding sequence ATGCGCTATTTTTCCTTTATTTTTTTGCTGTTTCCAGGCCTGGTATCAGCGCAGGCGGTTCTACGGGGCCATATCACGGATAAAACTAACCGCGACCCACTGATTGGGGTTACGGTGTACCTGCCTGCCCTGCAGAAAGGTGCACAAACCGACACGCTCGGCCAATACCGGATACCCGATGTGCCAACCGGTTCGCATAAAGTTGAGGTGCGTTATATAGGTTATAAGCTCCAGACACGTAACGTTCGGTTTATCGCCGGCGAAACTACGGTCGATTTTGCCATTGAGCCAGAAGCCGCCCAGCTTCAGGAAGTGGTTGTTACCGGCCTCACAACGGGCTCAACCGTAAAAGACAGCCCTATACCAATCATGACCTACAATAAAATCCAGTGGCTACAGACCAGCTCAACAAACCTGGTCGATGCCGTTGGTAAGCTGCCGGGTATGTCGCAGATCACGACGGGCGTGGGCCTGTCCAAGCCTGTTATCCGGGGTTTAGGCTTTAACCGGGTGATTACGGTTCACGACGGCGTTCGGCAGGAGGACAATCAGTGGGGTGAAGAACATGCTCTGCAGATCGATGAATACTCGATCGACCGCTACGAGATCATTAAAGGTTCAGGTAGTCTGCTTTACGGTTCCGATGGTCTGGGGGGCGTCATGAGCCTAATCTCAAGCCGCCCGCCCGAAGCCGGCATTTTTCGGGGACAGTTGCTGACAAACTATCAGAGCAATAATGGGCTTATCGGTCTGTCGGGCGTACTGGAAGGAACCACCAGGAGCGGTTTGTTCGGGCGGGTACGCGTCAGCCACAAAAATGCGGGGAACTACCGCAACCGCTACGATGGGCGAGTTTATGGCTCAGCCTATCGGGAATCTGATGTTAACGGGACCATTGGTATTACCCGCAAGTGGGGCTATTCGCAGATTTATTTCTCAAACTGGCACCAGGATATCAATATTGTAACGGGGGAACGCGATCCGTCGGGACGTTTCCTGCAACTTGTTCGGGTTGCGGCCGATTCGGAAGCGCTGCAGCCCGTTTCAGAGGCTATGTTGCACATCCGAACTATTGATCCGGCCAATTATCAGAACCTGAATAATTTCAAAACCTCGTGGAATACGTTCACAAAACTGGGTAGTGGCAACCTCTCGGCCATTCTCAGCTACAGCCAGAACCGCCGGCAGGAGTTTGCCAGCACGCTTACACCCGGTCAGCCAGCGCTGTATTTTTATCTCCAGAACGTTTTCTACGATCTTAAATACTACTTCGGGGGGCAAAAAGGCTGGGATTTTACGGTGGGCGGCAACGGCCTCTGGCAGTTCAATCAGAACAAAGGCCTGCAAATCCTATACCCCGGCTATCATTCGTGGGACAACGGCCTGTTTGTCTTCGCCCAGAAAAAAACCGACCGGCTGACGGTTAACGGGGGCCTGCGCATGGATATCCGCCAGATGCGGATCAACCAACTCTATGCCGACAGCGAGGGCAACTTCAGCGAGACACCAGGCATTAACAACAAACTGCGGTTTGCTGGACTGAACAAAACGTATTCTAATCCAACCGGCAGTATTGGCGCGACCTATGCCTTATCGGGCCGGTGGACGGTGAAAGCTAACCTAGGACGTGGTTTTCGCGCCCCGTCAACACCTGAGCTATCGGCGAATGGCGAACATGCCGGAACGTTCCGGTATGAAATTGGCAGCCCGAACTTACGTTCCGAAACGTCCTGGCAAAGTGATCTGGGCGTAAACTACGAATCGCCCGGTGTGTCCATTACGGCCAGTCTGTTCCAGAATCGAATCAGCAACTTTACCTACTCCGAAAAAGTGCTCGACCGCTTCGGGCGCGATTCCATCGTTGATCCCACCCGCCCGATTCTGACGTATCGTTACGTGCAGGGCAACGCAGTGCTGTATGGTGGCGAAGCGCAGGTAACTATTAACCCTCGCTCGGCGCGCTGGTTTCATCTGACCTCCTCTTATTCACTCGTTCGGTCCCGTAACCTGACCGCTACCAGTGACTCGGCGCGTTACCTGCCTTTTTTACCTCCACCCCGCCTTATCGGTCAGGTAAAGTTTACGAAAGACGGAGCGGGCAACCGTTGGCGAAATCTGTACGCTCTGCTGGAAATCGAGCACAACTGGCGACAGGATCAGGCGCTTCTGGCCTATGGCACGGAAACCCGGACGCCGGCTTATACACTGGTTAACCTTGGCGCGGGCAGCGATCTGCTAAACAGCAGCGGGCGTACCCTGTTCCAACTGTATCTGACCGTGCAGAACCTGTTCGATGTAGCCTATCAGAGCCACCAGAACCGGCTTAAATACTTCGGCATCAATGAGGCTACCGGCCGTCTGGGGGTATTTAACATGGGCCGGAACATAAGCGTAAAGCTGGTTGTACCGTTCGGTGGTAAGAAACAGTAA
- a CDS encoding murein hydrolase activator EnvC family protein — MHTPFWSFHCLFRWPGRGLVLIGLLLFSGVIQAQQTQRNRQTLEKEKKQNLEKMTQIRTVLKQTASEKQASLGQLKALNQQIQAQSQQISLLNKDLRLTEAEITELRQASNKLTNDLNKLKAEYGSMIYAADKRRQQVNPLGFLFAADNFNQLVARYRYLRQYSDARQSQVRQMNNVQTMLQGKQLATQRKRQQQRGTLVAKVQESQKLETLKDEKNQVVKELGKKEVELRTELAESRRAVAQLESMITRIIAREARERAEREARERAERERIERIARLEAARKAAERKRAEEAVAAAEKVGEKPDPADVAKVERPADPEPAPRKSDERRNNNLNDEETALASSFAASRARLPWPVTKGFISDHFGRRPHAVLKGIYVENQGVDIQTNAGEGVRSVYDGIVQDVTSMPGMNNVVAIQHGDYFTVYAKLRSVSVHIGQRVKARESIGTVATDKNGVSEIQFQIWKEFTKLNPESWLLPR; from the coding sequence ATGCATACCCCGTTTTGGTCTTTTCATTGCTTGTTTCGATGGCCTGGTCGTGGTCTGGTACTGATTGGGCTGTTACTTTTCTCTGGGGTAATTCAGGCTCAGCAAACCCAGCGCAATCGGCAAACGCTGGAAAAGGAAAAAAAGCAGAACCTGGAGAAGATGACCCAGATTCGAACGGTTCTCAAACAGACAGCTTCTGAAAAGCAGGCCAGCTTAGGTCAGTTGAAAGCACTTAACCAACAGATACAGGCTCAGTCGCAGCAGATTAGTTTGCTTAACAAAGACCTTCGATTAACCGAAGCCGAAATTACCGAGCTGCGGCAGGCCAGCAATAAACTGACCAACGACCTCAACAAGCTCAAGGCTGAGTACGGCTCCATGATCTATGCGGCCGATAAACGCCGTCAGCAGGTCAACCCTTTAGGGTTTCTGTTTGCTGCCGATAACTTTAACCAGCTCGTTGCCCGTTACCGCTACCTACGCCAGTATTCCGACGCCCGGCAGAGTCAGGTACGGCAAATGAACAATGTTCAAACGATGCTGCAGGGCAAGCAGCTCGCTACCCAGCGAAAACGCCAGCAACAGCGCGGTACGCTGGTCGCCAAAGTCCAGGAAAGCCAGAAGCTCGAAACGCTGAAGGATGAAAAGAATCAGGTCGTAAAAGAGTTGGGCAAGAAAGAAGTCGAACTCCGTACCGAACTGGCCGAAAGCCGGCGGGCGGTGGCTCAGCTTGAGTCCATGATTACCCGCATTATTGCCCGCGAGGCCCGCGAACGGGCAGAACGGGAAGCGCGCGAACGCGCCGAGCGGGAACGCATTGAGCGAATTGCCCGACTTGAAGCGGCCCGTAAAGCCGCCGAACGTAAACGAGCCGAGGAAGCCGTAGCAGCCGCCGAAAAAGTTGGCGAGAAACCCGACCCTGCCGATGTCGCCAAAGTCGAACGACCCGCCGACCCGGAACCGGCCCCCCGAAAGTCTGACGAACGACGGAATAACAACCTTAACGACGAAGAAACGGCCTTAGCCTCGTCGTTTGCGGCTTCACGGGCGCGTTTGCCCTGGCCCGTAACGAAAGGCTTTATATCGGATCATTTCGGCCGTCGGCCTCATGCTGTCCTGAAAGGTATTTACGTCGAAAACCAGGGTGTAGATATCCAGACCAACGCGGGCGAGGGTGTTCGGTCAGTTTACGATGGTATCGTGCAGGACGTAACGAGCATGCCCGGCATGAACAACGTTGTTGCCATTCAGCACGGCGACTACTTCACGGTCTACGCGAAACTTCGTAGTGTTTCGGTTCATATTGGGCAGCGTGTGAAAGCCCGCGAGTCTATCGGTACTGTCGCAACGGATAAAAACGGTGTATCAGAGATTCAGTTTCAGATCTGGAAAGAGTTTACCAAACTCAATCCTGAATCGTGGCTGCTCCCCCGTTAA
- a CDS encoding pyridoxal phosphate-dependent aminotransferase, which yields MSATLDTVSLLADRINALEESSTLAMTKKARELAAQGHKVISLSVGEPDFKTPQHICEAAKKAIDDGFHGYSPVAGYPDLRKAIADKFKRDNNIDWKPENIVVSTGAKHSLANVIQVLINPGDEVIIFSPYWVSYSEMVKLAEGKAVVVDGSFENNFKVTPEQFEAAITDRTKIVMYASPNNPTGSIYSEAELRAIADVVARHENIYVLADEIYEYINFTPEGHFSMGSIPAIAERVITVNGVAKGYAMTGWRIGYIGAAKWIADGVEKLQGQVTSGTNSIAQKATVAALTGPLEPSLEMTKAYQRRRDLVVKLLKEVPGFRTNVPEGAFYAFPDISYYYGKSDGTTRIENSDDFASWLLNTAYVSTVAGSGFGAPNCLRISTAASDESLAEAVQRIKDAVATLK from the coding sequence ATGTCTGCGACGCTCGACACAGTAAGTTTGTTAGCCGACCGCATCAACGCACTGGAGGAGTCTTCAACGCTGGCGATGACCAAAAAAGCCCGCGAACTGGCCGCCCAGGGCCACAAAGTAATCAGCCTGAGTGTTGGGGAGCCGGATTTCAAAACGCCCCAGCACATCTGCGAGGCTGCTAAAAAAGCCATTGACGATGGATTTCATGGTTATTCGCCGGTAGCGGGCTATCCCGACCTGCGCAAAGCCATTGCCGATAAATTCAAACGTGATAACAACATTGACTGGAAACCTGAAAACATCGTCGTGTCGACGGGGGCAAAGCACTCGCTGGCGAACGTAATTCAGGTACTCATCAACCCCGGCGACGAGGTGATTATCTTCTCGCCCTACTGGGTCAGCTATTCCGAAATGGTTAAGCTTGCCGAAGGAAAAGCAGTGGTTGTTGACGGTTCGTTTGAAAACAACTTCAAGGTAACGCCCGAGCAGTTCGAAGCCGCCATTACCGATCGGACCAAAATCGTGATGTATGCATCACCGAATAACCCGACCGGTTCGATTTATTCGGAAGCTGAACTGCGCGCCATCGCCGACGTCGTAGCCCGCCACGAAAATATTTACGTGCTGGCCGACGAGATCTATGAATACATCAACTTTACGCCCGAAGGTCATTTCAGCATGGGCTCCATTCCGGCGATTGCCGAGCGTGTGATTACGGTTAATGGCGTAGCGAAAGGGTATGCCATGACGGGCTGGCGCATTGGCTATATCGGTGCTGCCAAGTGGATTGCCGATGGCGTTGAGAAACTGCAGGGGCAGGTAACGTCCGGTACGAACTCGATTGCCCAGAAAGCAACGGTAGCTGCGTTAACGGGCCCGCTGGAACCCAGCCTGGAGATGACCAAAGCCTACCAGCGCCGACGTGACCTGGTTGTGAAACTGCTGAAAGAAGTGCCCGGCTTCCGCACGAACGTGCCGGAAGGGGCCTTCTATGCCTTCCCCGACATTAGCTATTATTACGGCAAGTCGGATGGAACGACCCGGATCGAAAACTCGGATGACTTCGCATCGTGGTTGCTGAATACGGCCTATGTTTCGACCGTAGCGGGATCGGGCTTTGGTGCACCCAACTGCCTGCGCATCTCGACGGCCGCATCGGACGAGTCGCTCGCCGAAGCGGTTCAGCGCATTAAAGACGCGGTGGCAACGCTGAAGTGA
- a CDS encoding RluA family pseudouridine synthase, whose protein sequence is MKKKPFQVVYEDNHLLIVNKEPGILVQGDRTGDVTLLDVLKGYIKEKYNKPGEVFLGLVHRLDRPVSGLVVFARTSKALERMNEIFRKRQVQKTYWAVVRHKPPKDADKLVNWLVKDEQKNQVTVFDYEAPNSQKAELSYRVVGKINEHYLLEVNPITGRPHQIRSQLAHMGCPIRGDVKYGYDRAVPDKKIYLHARRLYFVHPVKKEPIICKAGLPNDPFWEEFLELDNENYKDKNLDHIFE, encoded by the coding sequence ATGAAGAAAAAACCATTTCAGGTCGTTTACGAGGATAACCACCTGCTGATCGTTAATAAAGAACCAGGTATTCTGGTGCAGGGCGACCGCACGGGCGACGTTACGCTGCTGGACGTTCTGAAGGGATATATTAAAGAGAAATACAACAAACCCGGCGAAGTGTTTCTCGGACTGGTTCACCGGCTCGACCGCCCGGTCAGTGGCCTGGTCGTGTTTGCCCGCACGTCTAAAGCGCTGGAGCGTATGAACGAGATTTTCCGGAAACGGCAGGTGCAGAAAACCTACTGGGCCGTTGTTCGGCACAAACCGCCCAAAGACGCCGATAAGCTGGTGAACTGGTTGGTGAAAGACGAACAGAAAAACCAGGTGACCGTTTTTGATTACGAAGCGCCTAACTCCCAGAAAGCCGAACTGTCGTACCGCGTGGTGGGTAAAATCAACGAGCATTACCTGCTCGAAGTGAACCCAATTACAGGTCGCCCGCACCAGATCCGGTCACAACTGGCACACATGGGTTGTCCAATCCGGGGCGATGTTAAGTATGGCTACGACCGCGCCGTGCCCGACAAAAAAATTTACCTGCATGCCCGGCGGCTGTATTTTGTGCATCCGGTCAAAAAAGAGCCGATTATCTGCAAGGCGGGTTTGCCTAATGATCCGTTCTGGGAGGAGTTTCTGGAACTGGACAATGAGAACTACAAAGACAAAAATCTGGACCACATCTTTGAGTAA
- a CDS encoding ABC-F family ATP-binding cassette domain-containing protein codes for MNYLSAENLTKSYGDRTLFRDLTFGLSRGDKVAIVGANGSGKTTLLSILAGAMPPDAGLVSLRKDITVGYLDQQPDLNDALTVMEVVLAGESAQLDAVRAYEHALAHDDHAALERAMVDMEKLEAWDYESQIRQILGELGIQDVNQPVSSLSGGQRKRVALARVLIQNPDLLILDEPTNHLDLEAIEYLENFLNTNNGTLLMVSHDRYFLDRVCNQIAELDNGQLFTYKGNYAYFLEKKDEREMAAASELAKDRNTFRRELEWMRRQPKARGTKAQYRIDAFEDLKEKTSGKRNDGDLDLNLRMARLGSKILEVENLSKRFGDKVLLDHFTYTFKRPDRVGLIGKNGMGKTTLMNMLTGQLRPDSGKITTGGTVKFGYYTQAELDMPENQRVIDVVQDVAEVMKLANGDTITATQLLSRFLFDRSKQYDYVSKLSGGEKRRLQLLLVLVQNPNFLILDEPTNDLDITTLNVLEDFLLNFPGCVLIVTHDRYFMDRLVEHVFVLEGEGKVRDFPGNYTDYREWRDSQPKRNADRGVTTASARAASSVSAAKNQTSASGVSPAGNAAKKKLSFKEIREYETLEKEIESLEQRKTEIVGLLNTGGHHEQLTAWAREIDQIDQSIAQKSDRWLELAEYI; via the coding sequence ATGAATTACCTCTCAGCCGAAAATCTTACCAAATCATACGGCGACCGTACGCTGTTCCGCGACCTGACATTCGGGTTAAGCCGGGGCGATAAAGTCGCCATTGTCGGGGCCAACGGTTCCGGCAAAACCACATTGCTTTCTATTCTGGCCGGAGCCATGCCACCGGATGCGGGCCTGGTTAGCCTGCGTAAAGACATTACGGTCGGCTACCTCGATCAACAGCCCGACCTGAACGACGCCCTGACCGTTATGGAGGTCGTGCTGGCGGGCGAAAGTGCGCAGCTCGACGCCGTACGTGCCTACGAGCATGCCCTCGCCCATGACGACCACGCAGCCCTCGAACGCGCCATGGTTGATATGGAAAAACTCGAAGCCTGGGATTATGAGAGCCAGATTCGGCAGATACTCGGTGAGTTAGGCATTCAGGACGTCAACCAGCCGGTCAGCTCGCTGTCGGGTGGGCAGCGGAAACGGGTGGCGCTGGCGCGGGTGCTGATTCAGAACCCCGATTTGCTGATTCTGGATGAGCCCACCAACCACCTCGATTTGGAAGCGATCGAATACCTCGAAAACTTTCTGAACACCAACAACGGTACGCTGCTTATGGTCTCCCACGACCGTTATTTTCTGGACCGGGTCTGTAATCAGATTGCCGAGCTGGACAACGGTCAGCTGTTTACCTATAAAGGCAATTACGCTTACTTTCTGGAAAAGAAAGACGAACGCGAGATGGCAGCCGCGTCTGAGCTGGCCAAAGACCGGAACACGTTCCGGCGCGAACTCGAATGGATGCGTCGGCAACCGAAAGCCCGCGGCACAAAGGCGCAGTACCGGATTGATGCGTTTGAAGACCTAAAAGAAAAGACCAGCGGCAAACGTAACGACGGCGACCTGGACCTCAACCTGCGCATGGCACGGCTGGGCAGCAAGATTCTCGAAGTCGAGAACCTGAGCAAACGTTTCGGCGATAAGGTGCTGCTGGATCACTTTACGTATACCTTCAAGCGACCCGACCGCGTGGGCCTGATTGGCAAGAACGGCATGGGCAAGACGACGCTCATGAACATGCTGACCGGTCAGTTACGGCCGGACTCGGGTAAGATTACAACGGGCGGTACGGTTAAGTTTGGGTATTACACCCAGGCCGAGCTGGATATGCCCGAAAACCAGCGCGTGATTGACGTCGTGCAGGACGTAGCTGAGGTAATGAAGCTGGCCAACGGCGACACGATTACGGCCACGCAGCTGCTGAGCCGGTTCCTGTTCGACCGGTCGAAACAATACGATTACGTGTCGAAATTAAGTGGGGGCGAAAAACGGCGGCTTCAACTGCTGCTCGTTCTCGTCCAGAATCCGAACTTTCTGATTCTGGACGAGCCGACCAACGATCTGGATATTACAACGCTGAATGTGCTGGAAGATTTTTTGCTTAACTTCCCGGGCTGTGTGCTGATTGTTACGCACGATCGCTATTTTATGGATCGGCTGGTGGAGCACGTTTTCGTGCTGGAAGGTGAAGGGAAAGTCCGCGACTTTCCCGGCAACTATACCGATTACCGCGAATGGCGCGACAGCCAGCCCAAACGGAACGCGGATCGGGGCGTAACGACAGCGTCGGCCAGGGCGGCCAGCAGCGTTTCGGCGGCAAAGAACCAAACGTCGGCGTCGGGGGTTTCCCCGGCAGGGAACGCGGCTAAAAAGAAACTGTCGTTCAAAGAGATACGGGAGTACGAAACCCTCGAAAAAGAAATTGAATCTCTGGAGCAACGAAAGACCGAAATAGTAGGTCTGCTCAATACCGGTGGACATCACGAACAACTGACGGCCTGGGCACGCGAGATCGACCAAATTGACCAAAGCATCGCCCAGAAGTCGGACCGGTGGCTCGAACTGGCGGAATATATTTAA
- the panB gene encoding 3-methyl-2-oxobutanoate hydroxymethyltransferase, which yields MSVHNPDIKRVTTHTIQELKNKGEKISALTAYDYSMAQVVDAAGVELILVGDSASNVMAGHETTLPITLDQMIYHASSVVRAVKRALVVVDLPFGSYQGNSSEALRSAIRIMKESGAHAVKLEGGLEVRESIVRILSAGVPVMGHLGLTPQSIYKFGTYAVRAKEEAEAQKLTDDAHMLQDIGCFGLVLEKIPATLTRKVTESLRIPTIGIGAGPDTDGQILVIHDLLGITNEFKPRFLRRYADLHTVMTEAITRYVDDIKANDFPNEKEAY from the coding sequence ATGTCCGTCCATAATCCCGATATCAAGCGCGTAACCACGCACACAATACAGGAACTGAAAAACAAAGGCGAGAAAATATCTGCCCTGACGGCCTACGACTACTCAATGGCGCAGGTAGTAGATGCGGCCGGTGTTGAACTCATTCTGGTGGGCGATTCAGCGTCAAACGTGATGGCGGGCCACGAAACCACCCTGCCCATCACTCTCGACCAGATGATTTATCACGCCAGTTCGGTAGTGCGGGCGGTTAAGCGGGCGCTAGTGGTGGTCGATCTGCCTTTCGGGTCCTACCAGGGAAATTCCTCAGAAGCGCTCCGGTCGGCGATCCGGATTATGAAAGAATCAGGGGCGCACGCTGTAAAACTGGAGGGTGGTCTGGAAGTCAGAGAATCCATCGTACGTATTCTGAGCGCGGGGGTTCCGGTAATGGGTCACCTCGGCCTGACCCCCCAGTCTATCTACAAGTTTGGTACCTACGCGGTGCGGGCTAAAGAAGAGGCCGAAGCGCAGAAGCTGACGGACGATGCCCATATGCTTCAGGACATTGGTTGCTTCGGTCTGGTGCTCGAAAAAATTCCGGCAACACTTACCAGGAAGGTTACCGAAAGTCTTCGTATTCCAACCATCGGTATTGGTGCCGGTCCCGACACTGACGGGCAGATTCTGGTTATTCATGACCTGCTGGGCATCACAAACGAGTTCAAGCCGCGCTTCCTGCGTCGGTACGCTGATCTGCATACGGTTATGACCGAGGCCATTACGCGCTACGTAGACGATATTAAAGCCAACGACTTCCCGAACGAGAAGGAAGCGTATTAA